The Pyricularia oryzae 70-15 chromosome 5, whole genome shotgun sequence genome includes a region encoding these proteins:
- a CDS encoding vacuolar protein sorting-associated protein 74, with translation MSTNASGGLTRRRGGGGGGGGGGAGAGGDEGSSSNAGAIGRSDSSSNFQKESSSSAPETSYEKGENGHKIAFDPRDISESAERSKQPKLTLMEEVLLLGLKDKQGYLSFWNDNISYALRGCIVIELAFRGRISMQKDPSRRRFPLADRLVEVIDDSLTGEVLLDEALKLMKSSEKMSVSSWIDLLSGETWNLMKIGYQLKQVRERLAKGLVDKGILRTEKRNFLLFDMATHPVVDGGAKEEIRRRVRNVLTQRTVVLPGSQFLPENLEFRYSRTIALVCAAYAANVLENALSTLGHEARERAFAQTDELLAEYSQWPFGKKATAHGIGANLPQVISDEIAKGKDKELQLEVVAACLSVFTRLDSLL, from the exons ATGTCGACCAACGCATCGGGCGGCCTGACCCGCCGAAGAGGTGGCGGAGGCggaggcggaggcggcggcgcaggggccggcggcgacgagggcagcagcagcaacgcgGGCGCCATTGGCCGATCCGACTCGTCGAGCAACTTTCAAAaagagagcagcagcagcgcgccCGAGACGAGCTACGAAAAGGGCGAGAACGGCCACAAGATCGCCTTTGACCCGCGCGACATCAGCGAGAGCGCCGAGCGCAGCAAGCAGCCCAAGCTGACGCTCATGGAggaggtcctgctgctcGGCCTGAAGGACAAGCAGGGTTACCTGTCTTTCTGGAACGACAACATCTCGTATGCCCTGCGCGGCTGCATAGTCATCGAGCTGGCCTTCCGCGGCCGCATCAGCATGCAAAAAGACCCCTCCAGGCGGCGGTTCCCCTTGGCCGATCGCTTGGTGGAGGTCATCGACGACTCGCTGACCGGGGAGGTACTGCTGGACGAGGCCTTGAAGCTGATGAAGTCGAGTGAAAAGATGAGCGTCAGTTCATGGATCGACCTGCTGAGCG GCGAGACCTGGAACTTGATGAAAATTGGCTATCAGCTCAAGCAGGTGCGGGAGCGCCTGGCCAAGGGCCTGGTGGACAAGGGCATCCTGCGCACAGAGAAGCGCAACTTCCTCCTCTTCGACATGGCCACGCACCCCGTGGTGGACGGCGGCGCCAAGGAGGAAATACGCCGGCGCGTGCGCAACGTGCTGACCCAGCGCACCGTCGTCCTCCCCGGCTCTCAGTTCCTGCCCGAGAACCTCGAGTTCCGCTACAGCCGCACCATCGCCCTCGTCTGCGCCGCCTACGCCGCCAACGTCCTCGAGAACGCCCTCAGCACCCTCGGCCACGAGGCCCGCGAGCGCGCCTTTGCCCAGACCGACGAGCTGCTCGCAGAGTACAGCCAGTGGCCGTTTGGGAAGAAGGCCACGGCACACGGGATCGGTGCCAACCTGCCCCAGGTTATCAGTGAT GAAATCGCAAAGGGCAAAGATAAAGAACTCCAACTCGAAGTCGTCGCAGCATGCTTGAGCGTTTTCACTCGTCTCGACTCACTGTTATGA